In Polypterus senegalus isolate Bchr_013 chromosome 12, ASM1683550v1, whole genome shotgun sequence, the following are encoded in one genomic region:
- the si:dkey-112e17.1 gene encoding uncharacterized protein si:dkey-112e17.1 isoform X3, protein MEVLEFDVFENQSKEIPSPGRRRSKDATGGRTLSPVDFNNTGSRVEVNVYEAYSLTTITQNERRSSLSKAESDKADNSARSLIQLDPPLTAGADSLILKSTHSPNRVTPQSYRGDSDGYAPDSQTSSSVSTTDIGKYVTRLVTLSSQPPATDSCPHDVLYISDLISFSSRFCGSNNPSGRKLVFGSSAEMVEVIMELITTTGWGRGFALLFEYRNETQVVTDRDRFLEPLNNGEETLLAVVTGAAFFIVVFIIVICIIFRHRICAKRDISCSSNNRELQSGVQNLAADVSELQLVVSNPSSLEISTDNENISPSPAPTGPTVSSGMGNVSQNAELEVSSSGLSVSESGTDEVFVITAGPGPTELNFSSYKVKKDEPLVESETSQALVSDWLTPHMTSTSPFPEVKIDKETSAPRPRAWSVRTFQDFLPPLPQLQRKWCSWNSTSPFTKLVDNSVSGLDADCHQGRDRKVASDAHLEVKAQKNHSDSSVSNASYPLSQSAQRQRRLNSTSNLKRARFGSPYFGFRTNSSEGTSCQAGQVAPVEVTSKPPNRTISPEGSLMTRDIPAVNSDGASEPVFAISEEDDQQPLVFAEHFGQSSEVSNINGTDQDVYAQSKKDHKSTMGRECHGLVNGSPFNPSTTPDWSMWVKPQHADHEQGDQNLYCNSEIQNSFSVPESVGTFNTETFSLPHAAIQPSAVLGSVSEHV, encoded by the exons ATGGAGGTGCTAGAGTTTGATGTGTTTGAAAACCAGAGCAAAGAAATTCCTTCGCCTGGCAGGAGGAGGTCAAAAGATGCAACTGGTGGCAGAACCTTGTCCCCTGTTGACTTTAACAACACTGGGTCCAGGGTGGAGGTTAATGTTTATGAAGCCTATTCCTTGACAACAATTACGCAGAATGAGCGCAGGTCCTCATTGTCTAAAGCTGAAAGTGACAAAGCAGATAATTCTGCTAGGAGTTTAATTCAGTTGGATCCTCCTCTGACGGCTGGCGCTGACTCTCTTATATTAAAAAGCACCCACTCCCCTAACAGAGTGACTCCACAATCCTACAGAGGAGACAGTGATGGCTATGCTCCAGACAGCCAAACTTCTTCTAGTGTATCCACCACTGATATAGGCAAATATGTCACCAGGCTTGTTACCCTTTCTTCCCAGCCCCCAGCAACGGACTCGTGTCCTCATGATGTGCTTTATATTTCGGACCTGATCAGCTTCTCCTCTCGTTTTTGTGGTTCAAATAACCCTAGCGGAAGAAAGTTGGTCTTTGGCTCTTCTGCTGAGATGGTTGAGGTTATCATGGAGCTCATCACAACCACAGGATGGGGAAGAGGTTTTGCACTTCTCTTTGAGTACCGCAATGAAACTCAAGTAGTCACAGACCGTGACCGTTTCCTTGAGCCTTTGAACAATGGAGAAGAGACTCTGCTTGCAGTAGTGACTGGAGCTGCTTTCTTTATTGTTGTATTTATAATCGTCATCTGTATAATTTTCAG ACATAGAATTTGTGCAAAGAGAGACATCTCCTGCTCATCGAATAACCGTGAG TTACAAAGTGGTGTCCAAAACCTGGCAGCTGATGTAAGTGAACTTCAGCTGGTTGTCTCCAATCCATCAAGCCTGGAGATTTCAACTGATAATGAGAACATTTCCCCAAGCCCAGCACCAACAG GGCCCACAGTCAGCAGTGGGATGGGGAATGTTTCCCAGAATGCTGAGCTGGAGGTGTCATCCAGTGGTCTGTCAGTATCTGAGTCTGGTACAGATGAGGTGTTTGTGATCACCGCAGGACCAGGGCCCACTGAGCTAAACTTTTCTTCCTATAAAGTAAAG AAAGATGAACCTCTTGTGGAAAGTGAGACTAGTCAGGCCCTGGTGTCTGACTGGCTTACTCCTCATATGACCAGCACTTCACCTTTTCCTGAAGTCAAGATCGACAAAGAGACTAGTGCCCCTAGACCACGGGCATGGAGCGTCCGCACCTTCCAGGATTTCCTGCCCCCTCTGCCACAGTTGCAAAGGAAATGGTGCAGCTGGAATTCCACCAGTCCCTTCACCAAGTTAGTGGATAAT AGTGTCAGTGGTTTGGATGCAGACTGTCATCAGGGAAGAGACAGGAAAGTCGCTTCAGATGCACACCTGGAAGTCAAGGCACAGAAGAACCATTCAGATTCATCAGTGAGCAACGCCTCTTACCCCCTGAGCCAATCAGCCCAGCGGCAACGCAGGCTCAACTCAACCAGCAATCTGAAGAGGGCCAGGTTTGGAAGCCCTTACTTTGGGTTCAGAACAAATTCCTCGGAGGGTACTAGTTGTCAGGCTGGTCAGGTGGCACCAGTAGAGGTCACCAGTAAACCACCTAATAGGACTATCTCACCTGAAGGCAGTTTAATGACCAGAGACATCCCTGCTGTTAATTCTGATGGAGCTAGCGAACCTGTTTTTGCAATTTCAGAGGAAGATGATCAGCAGCCATTGGTTTTTGCAGAACACTTCGGGCAATCCAGTGAGGTATCAAATATAAATGGGACAGATCAGGATGTCTATGCTCAAAGTAAAAAAGACCACAAATCTACAATGGGCAGGGAGTGTCATGGTCTTGTAAATGGGTCACCTTTCAACCCCAGCACAACTCCAGACTGGAGCATGTGGGTAAAACCCCAACATGCAGACCATGAACAAGGTGATCAGAACTTGTATTGCAACTCAGAAATACAAAACTCCTTCTCTGTGCCAGAATCTGTAGGTACTTTTAACACAGAGACATTCAGCTTGCCCCACGCAGCCATCCAACCCTCTGCTGTCCTGGGGAGTGTCAGTGAGCATGTCTGA
- the si:dkey-112e17.1 gene encoding uncharacterized protein si:dkey-112e17.1 isoform X1, with product MEKTAWACVLMTAALLCLPGAAPHKVYYSCGAVVDVTNAEERGLVLSPGFPYSYFPGTHCVWRFFVPAGYRLIMEVLEFDVFENQSKEIPSPGRRRSKDATGGRTLSPVDFNNTGSRVEVNVYEAYSLTTITQNERRSSLSKAESDKADNSARSLIQLDPPLTAGADSLILKSTHSPNRVTPQSYRGDSDGYAPDSQTSSSVSTTDIGKYVTRLVTLSSQPPATDSCPHDVLYISDLISFSSRFCGSNNPSGRKLVFGSSAEMVEVIMELITTTGWGRGFALLFEYRNETQVVTDRDRFLEPLNNGEETLLAVVTGAAFFIVVFIIVICIIFRHRICAKRDISCSSNNRELQSGVQNLAADVSELQLVVSNPSSLEISTDNENISPSPAPTGPTVSSGMGNVSQNAELEVSSSGLSVSESGTDEVFVITAGPGPTELNFSSYKVKKDEPLVESETSQALVSDWLTPHMTSTSPFPEVKIDKETSAPRPRAWSVRTFQDFLPPLPQLQRKWCSWNSTSPFTKLVDNSVSGLDADCHQGRDRKVASDAHLEVKAQKNHSDSSVSNASYPLSQSAQRQRRLNSTSNLKRARFGSPYFGFRTNSSEGTSCQAGQVAPVEVTSKPPNRTISPEGSLMTRDIPAVNSDGASEPVFAISEEDDQQPLVFAEHFGQSSEVSNINGTDQDVYAQSKKDHKSTMGRECHGLVNGSPFNPSTTPDWSMWVKPQHADHEQGDQNLYCNSEIQNSFSVPESVGTFNTETFSLPHAAIQPSAVLGSVSEHV from the exons gtcTATTATTCTTGTGGAGCTGTGGTGGACGTCACAAACGCAGAAGAAAGAGGCCTCGTTTTGTCCCCTGGCTTTCCATACAGCTATTTTCCTGGGACACACTGTGTGTGGCGTTTCTTCGTGCCTGCAGGCTACAGGTTAATCATGGAGGTGCTAGAGTTTGATGTGTTTGAAAACCAGAGCAAAGAAATTCCTTCGCCTGGCAGGAGGAGGTCAAAAGATGCAACTGGTGGCAGAACCTTGTCCCCTGTTGACTTTAACAACACTGGGTCCAGGGTGGAGGTTAATGTTTATGAAGCCTATTCCTTGACAACAATTACGCAGAATGAGCGCAGGTCCTCATTGTCTAAAGCTGAAAGTGACAAAGCAGATAATTCTGCTAGGAGTTTAATTCAGTTGGATCCTCCTCTGACGGCTGGCGCTGACTCTCTTATATTAAAAAGCACCCACTCCCCTAACAGAGTGACTCCACAATCCTACAGAGGAGACAGTGATGGCTATGCTCCAGACAGCCAAACTTCTTCTAGTGTATCCACCACTGATATAGGCAAATATGTCACCAGGCTTGTTACCCTTTCTTCCCAGCCCCCAGCAACGGACTCGTGTCCTCATGATGTGCTTTATATTTCGGACCTGATCAGCTTCTCCTCTCGTTTTTGTGGTTCAAATAACCCTAGCGGAAGAAAGTTGGTCTTTGGCTCTTCTGCTGAGATGGTTGAGGTTATCATGGAGCTCATCACAACCACAGGATGGGGAAGAGGTTTTGCACTTCTCTTTGAGTACCGCAATGAAACTCAAGTAGTCACAGACCGTGACCGTTTCCTTGAGCCTTTGAACAATGGAGAAGAGACTCTGCTTGCAGTAGTGACTGGAGCTGCTTTCTTTATTGTTGTATTTATAATCGTCATCTGTATAATTTTCAG ACATAGAATTTGTGCAAAGAGAGACATCTCCTGCTCATCGAATAACCGTGAG TTACAAAGTGGTGTCCAAAACCTGGCAGCTGATGTAAGTGAACTTCAGCTGGTTGTCTCCAATCCATCAAGCCTGGAGATTTCAACTGATAATGAGAACATTTCCCCAAGCCCAGCACCAACAG GGCCCACAGTCAGCAGTGGGATGGGGAATGTTTCCCAGAATGCTGAGCTGGAGGTGTCATCCAGTGGTCTGTCAGTATCTGAGTCTGGTACAGATGAGGTGTTTGTGATCACCGCAGGACCAGGGCCCACTGAGCTAAACTTTTCTTCCTATAAAGTAAAG AAAGATGAACCTCTTGTGGAAAGTGAGACTAGTCAGGCCCTGGTGTCTGACTGGCTTACTCCTCATATGACCAGCACTTCACCTTTTCCTGAAGTCAAGATCGACAAAGAGACTAGTGCCCCTAGACCACGGGCATGGAGCGTCCGCACCTTCCAGGATTTCCTGCCCCCTCTGCCACAGTTGCAAAGGAAATGGTGCAGCTGGAATTCCACCAGTCCCTTCACCAAGTTAGTGGATAAT AGTGTCAGTGGTTTGGATGCAGACTGTCATCAGGGAAGAGACAGGAAAGTCGCTTCAGATGCACACCTGGAAGTCAAGGCACAGAAGAACCATTCAGATTCATCAGTGAGCAACGCCTCTTACCCCCTGAGCCAATCAGCCCAGCGGCAACGCAGGCTCAACTCAACCAGCAATCTGAAGAGGGCCAGGTTTGGAAGCCCTTACTTTGGGTTCAGAACAAATTCCTCGGAGGGTACTAGTTGTCAGGCTGGTCAGGTGGCACCAGTAGAGGTCACCAGTAAACCACCTAATAGGACTATCTCACCTGAAGGCAGTTTAATGACCAGAGACATCCCTGCTGTTAATTCTGATGGAGCTAGCGAACCTGTTTTTGCAATTTCAGAGGAAGATGATCAGCAGCCATTGGTTTTTGCAGAACACTTCGGGCAATCCAGTGAGGTATCAAATATAAATGGGACAGATCAGGATGTCTATGCTCAAAGTAAAAAAGACCACAAATCTACAATGGGCAGGGAGTGTCATGGTCTTGTAAATGGGTCACCTTTCAACCCCAGCACAACTCCAGACTGGAGCATGTGGGTAAAACCCCAACATGCAGACCATGAACAAGGTGATCAGAACTTGTATTGCAACTCAGAAATACAAAACTCCTTCTCTGTGCCAGAATCTGTAGGTACTTTTAACACAGAGACATTCAGCTTGCCCCACGCAGCCATCCAACCCTCTGCTGTCCTGGGGAGTGTCAGTGAGCATGTCTGA
- the si:dkey-112e17.1 gene encoding uncharacterized protein si:dkey-112e17.1 isoform X2, with amino-acid sequence MVVIVLVYYSCGAVVDVTNAEERGLVLSPGFPYSYFPGTHCVWRFFVPAGYRLIMEVLEFDVFENQSKEIPSPGRRRSKDATGGRTLSPVDFNNTGSRVEVNVYEAYSLTTITQNERRSSLSKAESDKADNSARSLIQLDPPLTAGADSLILKSTHSPNRVTPQSYRGDSDGYAPDSQTSSSVSTTDIGKYVTRLVTLSSQPPATDSCPHDVLYISDLISFSSRFCGSNNPSGRKLVFGSSAEMVEVIMELITTTGWGRGFALLFEYRNETQVVTDRDRFLEPLNNGEETLLAVVTGAAFFIVVFIIVICIIFRHRICAKRDISCSSNNRELQSGVQNLAADVSELQLVVSNPSSLEISTDNENISPSPAPTGPTVSSGMGNVSQNAELEVSSSGLSVSESGTDEVFVITAGPGPTELNFSSYKVKKDEPLVESETSQALVSDWLTPHMTSTSPFPEVKIDKETSAPRPRAWSVRTFQDFLPPLPQLQRKWCSWNSTSPFTKLVDNSVSGLDADCHQGRDRKVASDAHLEVKAQKNHSDSSVSNASYPLSQSAQRQRRLNSTSNLKRARFGSPYFGFRTNSSEGTSCQAGQVAPVEVTSKPPNRTISPEGSLMTRDIPAVNSDGASEPVFAISEEDDQQPLVFAEHFGQSSEVSNINGTDQDVYAQSKKDHKSTMGRECHGLVNGSPFNPSTTPDWSMWVKPQHADHEQGDQNLYCNSEIQNSFSVPESVGTFNTETFSLPHAAIQPSAVLGSVSEHV; translated from the exons gtcTATTATTCTTGTGGAGCTGTGGTGGACGTCACAAACGCAGAAGAAAGAGGCCTCGTTTTGTCCCCTGGCTTTCCATACAGCTATTTTCCTGGGACACACTGTGTGTGGCGTTTCTTCGTGCCTGCAGGCTACAGGTTAATCATGGAGGTGCTAGAGTTTGATGTGTTTGAAAACCAGAGCAAAGAAATTCCTTCGCCTGGCAGGAGGAGGTCAAAAGATGCAACTGGTGGCAGAACCTTGTCCCCTGTTGACTTTAACAACACTGGGTCCAGGGTGGAGGTTAATGTTTATGAAGCCTATTCCTTGACAACAATTACGCAGAATGAGCGCAGGTCCTCATTGTCTAAAGCTGAAAGTGACAAAGCAGATAATTCTGCTAGGAGTTTAATTCAGTTGGATCCTCCTCTGACGGCTGGCGCTGACTCTCTTATATTAAAAAGCACCCACTCCCCTAACAGAGTGACTCCACAATCCTACAGAGGAGACAGTGATGGCTATGCTCCAGACAGCCAAACTTCTTCTAGTGTATCCACCACTGATATAGGCAAATATGTCACCAGGCTTGTTACCCTTTCTTCCCAGCCCCCAGCAACGGACTCGTGTCCTCATGATGTGCTTTATATTTCGGACCTGATCAGCTTCTCCTCTCGTTTTTGTGGTTCAAATAACCCTAGCGGAAGAAAGTTGGTCTTTGGCTCTTCTGCTGAGATGGTTGAGGTTATCATGGAGCTCATCACAACCACAGGATGGGGAAGAGGTTTTGCACTTCTCTTTGAGTACCGCAATGAAACTCAAGTAGTCACAGACCGTGACCGTTTCCTTGAGCCTTTGAACAATGGAGAAGAGACTCTGCTTGCAGTAGTGACTGGAGCTGCTTTCTTTATTGTTGTATTTATAATCGTCATCTGTATAATTTTCAG ACATAGAATTTGTGCAAAGAGAGACATCTCCTGCTCATCGAATAACCGTGAG TTACAAAGTGGTGTCCAAAACCTGGCAGCTGATGTAAGTGAACTTCAGCTGGTTGTCTCCAATCCATCAAGCCTGGAGATTTCAACTGATAATGAGAACATTTCCCCAAGCCCAGCACCAACAG GGCCCACAGTCAGCAGTGGGATGGGGAATGTTTCCCAGAATGCTGAGCTGGAGGTGTCATCCAGTGGTCTGTCAGTATCTGAGTCTGGTACAGATGAGGTGTTTGTGATCACCGCAGGACCAGGGCCCACTGAGCTAAACTTTTCTTCCTATAAAGTAAAG AAAGATGAACCTCTTGTGGAAAGTGAGACTAGTCAGGCCCTGGTGTCTGACTGGCTTACTCCTCATATGACCAGCACTTCACCTTTTCCTGAAGTCAAGATCGACAAAGAGACTAGTGCCCCTAGACCACGGGCATGGAGCGTCCGCACCTTCCAGGATTTCCTGCCCCCTCTGCCACAGTTGCAAAGGAAATGGTGCAGCTGGAATTCCACCAGTCCCTTCACCAAGTTAGTGGATAAT AGTGTCAGTGGTTTGGATGCAGACTGTCATCAGGGAAGAGACAGGAAAGTCGCTTCAGATGCACACCTGGAAGTCAAGGCACAGAAGAACCATTCAGATTCATCAGTGAGCAACGCCTCTTACCCCCTGAGCCAATCAGCCCAGCGGCAACGCAGGCTCAACTCAACCAGCAATCTGAAGAGGGCCAGGTTTGGAAGCCCTTACTTTGGGTTCAGAACAAATTCCTCGGAGGGTACTAGTTGTCAGGCTGGTCAGGTGGCACCAGTAGAGGTCACCAGTAAACCACCTAATAGGACTATCTCACCTGAAGGCAGTTTAATGACCAGAGACATCCCTGCTGTTAATTCTGATGGAGCTAGCGAACCTGTTTTTGCAATTTCAGAGGAAGATGATCAGCAGCCATTGGTTTTTGCAGAACACTTCGGGCAATCCAGTGAGGTATCAAATATAAATGGGACAGATCAGGATGTCTATGCTCAAAGTAAAAAAGACCACAAATCTACAATGGGCAGGGAGTGTCATGGTCTTGTAAATGGGTCACCTTTCAACCCCAGCACAACTCCAGACTGGAGCATGTGGGTAAAACCCCAACATGCAGACCATGAACAAGGTGATCAGAACTTGTATTGCAACTCAGAAATACAAAACTCCTTCTCTGTGCCAGAATCTGTAGGTACTTTTAACACAGAGACATTCAGCTTGCCCCACGCAGCCATCCAACCCTCTGCTGTCCTGGGGAGTGTCAGTGAGCATGTCTGA